From the genome of Carassius gibelio isolate Cgi1373 ecotype wild population from Czech Republic chromosome A16, carGib1.2-hapl.c, whole genome shotgun sequence, one region includes:
- the LOC128030840 gene encoding zinc finger protein 62, with the protein MATDSSVDNGSLQSNNECLSSEYEKGAAQEINIDPVSNSKATNARNTDGEMEKSPSGPVLKAQDHAEVVAANAADPAIKIKVEQMEEDEYVVVHIDEDEEGNLAYISNVNSEGDSSERDTSTEGDWPFPSEDCSEAFGNKEDYLGDHSEHIHDGPIVCLDTDSQWDDLLISTNRGQRTMFCALCGQKFSSSKRFFSHQLMHRRQVITRGIDKGSVRHKRFECKDCGKAYTSIGRCLNHQRSHKQASKSVFHQLANLKKKSFQCPTCGRCYSRASALDAHRRCHEVKLVKSKSCVKEKTLSLDEAPGQTEDNGTSSEQNEEHEQKVFQCICGKSFRTMSGLGTHQRFCSEGKLKEGIKHSCVCSECGKTFVRSKALLTHQLWHKRRTQLVCNGQPYKCTECDKDFTSLAFYNKHQRLAHSKDLPVKVIKLKKKAFECEECGRQFSRASALQSHQLCHTDVFCDTVEEHEAVDVNHIVVQITASDESSPESSSDLSQDQNSDLELVCESDHEGKDGLGFNPSQTECTSSLQLNPEIDVKIVKIDYEHLNDEPFINAELISKISPQEAKYNCPHCDRKFVKALSLRCHILWHKGTLGKKSYGRKKFDKLMPTKRPHITCEVCGHESASKSAHNVHMGQHEDKVAYKSISYQLANLQKNNIKCEECGKTFSRLSALHSHQQHHNNSKKPFACLECDKRYTNANGLYKHKTFCSGSAKGEKTKQFNPTKSLLGPKVHHCKKCGKGFWSLGAFFHHMQNHLECANVEMGPSGPPDSYQCPDCKKIFSHAMALQFHMKSHGFETGLPSIDTYSFEQPQCPTCYEIFASKSKLQNHQKQCSLQDHVEFPEECGNVGIDASLQKAEDVCDSSHSADSEREQKTSLDSDKKYKCQHCSRSFSVIGALNFHKRIHSIGDQSKKLYSHSAKQLKLVKGKSETFACADCGRYFSSNSALGTHRRWHKDKTFARFLSKTNKSRSRKNVDDGPYLCKMCGKGFFYLCALRRHQLHHPPMEAQPQKEPEAPESNSVFTCPDCQMSFSSGSLLITHLAEDHSKSTEKLQSEILHTDELVTPIKQPHTSKTNVTKQEKTVVLPYKCSNCYRRFLNIRGLSSHISQKHRNFVKQTACSLEESLAYKKPFASESTLPKMFTEKTSLEEEPVQRSQNIERSFFKCDKCAEAFPSEEQLNAHKEAAKTRPHCCSLCCRSYWTANQLQQHLAWHNEAHQHLPTELQYRPSASMTPGPSDNLQALSHRSESLVKLPVALVSPQLGSHKCQQCGKTFLSPRALQQHQTLHKNAEPYHCSLCSQTFSDIRSLTDHHQECLGDKELKDRDSTSAVRGEVNLTCIECGIFFKQETELHQHYIEHARGL; encoded by the coding sequence GGGATTGGCCATTTCCCAGTGAAGATTGCAGTGAGGCCTTTGGGAACAAGGAGGATTACCTGGGGGATCACAGCGAGCATATCCATGATGGTCCCATAGTCTGCTTAGACACAGATTCGCAGTGGGATGACCTGCTCATCTCGACCAACAGAGGCCAGAGAACAATGTTCTGTGCTCTCTGTGGACAAAAGTTTTCAAGCTCAAAACGTTTTTTCAGCCATCAACTGATGCACCGCAGACAAGTCATTACACGGGGGATAGATAAGGGGTCAGTTAGGCATAAGCGTTTCGAATGTAAGGATTGTGGAAAAGCTTATACCTCTATTGGTCGTTGTCTCAATCATCAGCGTTCACATAAACAGGCCTCAAAATCAGTTTTCCACCAGTTGGCTAATCTAAAGAAAAAGTCATTTCAGTGCCCCACCTGTGGACGCTGTTATTCTCGAGCTTCGGCTCTTGATGCACATCGCCGTTGTCATGAGGTAAAGCTAGTGAAATCCAAAAGCTGTGTAAAGGAGAAAACTTTATCACTTGATGAAGCTCCAGGTCAAACTGAAGACAATGGGACAAGCTCTGAACAGAATGAGGAGCATGAGCAAAAGGTTTTTCAATGCATCTGTGGCAAATCTTTTCGCACAATGTCTGGCCTTGGGACACACCAGAGATTCTGTTCAGAAGGAAAGCTGAAGGAGGGAATTAAGCATTCGTGTGTTTGCTCTGAATGCGGGAAGACCTTCGTTAGATCAAAAGCTCTGTTGACCCATCAGCTCTGGCATAAAAGACGAACACAACTTGTCTGCAATGGCCAGCCATATAAATGTACTGAGTGCGACAAGGACTTCACCTCACTTGCATTCTACAATAAGCACCAACGATTGGCACACAGTAAAGATCTCCCAGTAAAAGTTATTAAACTCAAGAAGAAGGCTTTTGAGTGCGAGGAGTGTGGTCGTCAGTTCTCGCGAGCATCTGCCCTGCAGTCGCATCAGCTCTGTCATACTGATGTCTTCTGTGACACAGTAGAAGAGCATGAGGCCGTAGATGTCAATCATATAGTTGTCCAGATCACGgcttcagatgaatccagtcctGAGTCCAGCAGTGATCTCTCTCAGGACCAAAACTCTGATCTTGAGTTAGTGTGTGAATCAGACCACGAGGGAAAAGATGGCTTGGGCTTCAACCCGAGTCAAACTGAATGCACCTCCTCGCTGCAGTTGAATCCAGAAATCGATGTCAAAATTGTAAAGATTGATTATGAGCACTTAAATGATGAACCGTTCATAAATGCAGAACTGATAAGCAAAATAAGTCCTCAAGAGGCAAAGTATAATTGTCCACATTGTGATCGAAAGTTTGTCAAGGCTTTGTCCTTGCGCTGTCACATACTTTGGCACAAAGGGACCCTGGGAAAAAAATCATATGGGAGGAAGAAGTTTGACAAGTTGATGCCAACTAAGAGGCCCCAtataacatgtgaagtttgcggCCATGAAAGTGCCTCCAAAAGTGCTCATAACGTTCACATGGGCCAGCATGAGGATAAAGTAGCATATAAGTCTATTTCGTACCAACTTGCAAACCTGCAAAAGAACAATATTAAATGTGAAGAGTGTGGCAAGACTTTTTCCCGACTGTCTGCATTGCATTCTCACcaacaacatcacaataatagTAAAAAACCCTTTGCTTGCTTGGAGTGTGACAAGAGGTATACAAATGCAAATGGTCTGTATAAGCACAAGACATTTTGCTCTGGCAGTGCCAAAGGTGAAAAGACTAAGCAATTCAACCCAACCAAGTCACTCTTAGGCCCAAAAGTTCATCACTGTAAAAAGTGTGGTAAAGGCTTTTGGTCTTTGGGGGCTTTCTTTCATCACATGCAAAACCACTTGGAGTGCGCAAATGTTGAGATGGGGCCTTCTGGTCCGCCAGACTCTTACCAATGTCCTGACTGCAAAAAAATTTTCTCCCATGCCATGGCCCTCCAGTTTCACATGAAAAGTCATGGCTTTGAGACTGGCCTTCCTTCAATTGACACTTACTCATTTGAGCAACCTCAGTGCCCAACATGCTATGAGATTTTTGCATCGAAGTCAAAACTACAAAATCATCAAAAGCAGTGTTCCCTACAGGACCATGTGGAATTTCCAGAAGAATGTGGGAACGTTGGGATAGATGCATCCTTGCAAAAAGCTGAAGATGTTTGTGACTCTTCTCATTCAGCTGATTCTGAAAGAGAACAGAAAACATCTTTAGATTCCGATAAGAAATATAAATGTCAGCACTGTAGCAGAAGTTTTTCAGTAATTGGTGCGCTTAATTTTCACAAGCGAATTCATAGCATAGGTGACCAATCTAAAAAGCTGTATTCCCACTCGGCAAAACAGTTAAAACTTGTCAAAGGAAAGTCAGAGACTTTTGCTTGTGCTGACTGCGGAAGATATTTTAGCTCCAATTCGGCTCTAGGCACACATAGGAGATGGCACAAAGACAAAACATTTGCCAGATTTCTCTCAAAGACCAATAAGAGCCGCTCAAGGAAAAATGTGGACGATGGACCTTATTTATGCAAAATGTGCGGGAAAGGATTCTTTTACCTTTGTGCTCTTCGCCGGCATCAGCTACATCACCCGCCCATGGAGGCTCAACCCCAAAAAGAGCCTGAAGCTCCTGAATCAAACAGTGTTTTTACCTGTCCAGATTGTCAGATGTCTTTTTCAAGTGGGTCTCTTCTAATAACTCATTTAGCAGAAGATCACAGCAAGTCCACTGAGAAACTGCAGTCTGAAATCCTCCATACAGATGAGTTGGTTACACCCATCAAACAACCGCACACATCCAAAACGAATGTTACTAAACAAGAGAAGACTGTGGTGCTACCCTATAAGTGCTCCAACTGCTATAGGAGGTTCTTGAACATACGCGGCCTTTCTTCACACATAAGTCAGAAACACCGCAATTTTGTCAAACAAACCGCTTGCTCTCTAGAAGAGAGCTTGGCATATAAGAAGCCCTTTGCTTCTGAAAGTACACTTCCTAAAATGTTCACTGAGAAAACTTCTTTGGAGGAAGAACCTGTACAGCGTAGTCAAAACATAGAACGTAGTTTTTTCAAATGTGATAAATGTGCTGAAGCATTTCCTAGTGAGGAGCAGTTAAACGCTCACAAAGAGGCGGCGAAGACTCGTCCGCACTGCTGCTCACTTTGCTGCCGCAGTTACTGGACTGCAAACCAGCTTCAGCAGCATCTCGCGTGGCACAATGAAGCACACCAGCATCTCCCAACCGAATTGCAATACAGACCGAGTGCTTCCATGACGCCTGGGCCTTCAGACAACCTGCAAGCTTTATCACACAGATCCGAGTCTTTGGTCAAGCTGCCTGTAGCCCTTGTAAGTCCACAACTCGGTAGCCATAAATGTCAACAATGTGGAAAAACATTCTTGTCACCTCGTGCTTTGCAGCAGCACCAGACTCTTCACAAAAACGCGGAGCCGTACCATTGTTCTTTGTGTTCACAGACCTTTAGTGATATCAGAAGTCTTACTGACCACCATCAGGAGTGCTTGGGTGACAAAGAGCTAAAAGACAGGGACTCTACTTCCGCAGTAAGAGGCGAGGTTAACCTAACTTGCATTGAGTGTGGGATATTCTTCAAACAGGAAACAGAACTGCATCAGCATTATATTGAACATGCACGTGGGCTCTAA